A genomic segment from Melanotaenia boesemani isolate fMelBoe1 chromosome 9, fMelBoe1.pri, whole genome shotgun sequence encodes:
- the LOC121646498 gene encoding extracellular calcium-sensing receptor-like — translation MPEPPSCTGGINSRELRFSRAMIFAIEEINNSTELLPGIKLGYQIHDSCASVTMAVRVAFQLSNGQDPVFHTGDKCSQSGMVMGVVAESGSSPSISISRIISSFNIPQVSHFATCACLSDKQQYPNFFRTIPSDRFQADALAKLVKQFGWTWIGVVRSDTDYGNNGMASFLKAAYREGICVEYSEAFYRNDPQSKIQKVADAIRRSTAKVVVAFAAAGDMKVLLEELARDPPPPHQWIGSESWIADPQFLRFNFCVGAIGVGIPRSVIPGLRDFLMDLSPSEVAASPILTEFWEDVFNCTLEKSAAAVKKDCDGTEDIKTLHNPYTDTSQLRITNMVYKAVYAIAHAIHNAVCDRANFTTQCNKHTRLESRQVLTELKKVNFSRNGYVVSFDANGDPPALYELINWQKNKSGVIELVTVGFYDASMPIGQEFRIIRNLTWMDGGTQVSVSVCTDRCLPGTRKVLQKGKPICCYDCKPCPEGEISNVTDSPDCFPCPREFWPNAEKNTCFPKPVEFLSFDEVLSIILAVFSVGGACLAIITAAVFFHHRTTPIVRANNSELSFLLLFSLTLCFLCSLTFIGEPSDWSCMLRHTAFGITFVLCISCVLGKTIVVLMAFKATLPGNNMIKWFGPLQQRMTVVSFTFIQVLICTIWLVVSPPFSVKNLTTYREKIILECALGSAVGFWAVLGYIGLLAVFCFVLAVLARKLPDNFNEAKLITFSMLIFCAVWITFIPAYVSSPGKFTVAVEIFAILASSFGLILCIFAPKCFIILFQPEKNTKKHLMNKNQL, via the exons ATGCCTGAGCCGCCAAGTTGCACAGGCGG CATTAACAGTCGTGAACTGCGCTTCTCTCGTGCAATGATTTTTGCCATTGAGGAGATTAACAACAGCACAGAGCTACTGCCAGGCATCAAGCTTGGTTATCAGATCCACGACTCGTGCGCCTCAGTCACCATGGCTGTGCGAGTGGCATTTCAGCTCTCCAACGGACAGGACCCTGTGTTTCACACAGGTGATAAGTGTTCCCAATCTGGAATGGTGATGGGTGTTGTAGCTGAGTCTGGATCTTCACCATCCATCAGCATTTCACGCATCATCAGCTCCTTTAACATTCCCCAA GTGAGCCACTTTGCCACTTGTGCCTGCCTGTCAGATAAGCAGCAGTACCCGAATTTCTTCAGAACTATTCCCAGCGACCGGTTCCAAGCTGACGCGCTGGCCAAGTTGGTGAAACAGTTTGGCTGGACTTGGATAGGTGTTGTCCGCTCGGACACTGACTATGGCAATAATGGCATGGCATCTTTTCTTAAAGCAGCATACAGAGAGGGAATCTGTGTGGAATACTCTGAAGCCTTCTACAGGAACGACCCACAAAGCAAGATCCAGAAAGTAGCTGATGCTATCCGCAG GTCAACAGCTAAGGTTGTTGTGGCCTTTGCAGCTGCAGGGgacatgaaggtcctgctggagGAACTGGCCCGGgacccccctccacctcatcagTGGATAGGCAGTGAGTCGTGGATAGCAGACCCACAATTCCTGAGGTTCAATTTCTGTGTAGGAGCCATTGGAGTTGGTATTCCACGATCTGTCATCCCAGGTCTGAGAGACTTCCTGATGGATCTCTCtccttctgaagtggctgcctCCCCAATACTTACTGAGTTCTGGGAGGATGTATTCAACTGCACTCTGGAAAAAA GTGCTGCTGCAGTCAAAAAGGATTGCGATGGAACTGAAGACATAAAGACGCTCCATAACCCATACACTGATACATCCCAGTTGAGAATCACTAACATGGTTTACAAGGCTGTTTATGCAATAGCACATGCTATTCACAATGCAGTGTGTGATAGAGCAAATTTTACAACCCAGTGCAACAAACACACCAGGTTGGAGTCCAGACAG GTTTTAACTGAGCTGAAGAAAGTCAACTTTTCCCGGAATGGTTATGTAGTGTCATTTGATGCTAATGGGGATCCACCGGCTCTGTATGAGCTGATCAACTGGCAGAAGAATAAGAGTGGAGTTATTGAGTTAGTGACAGTCGGGTTCTATGATGCTTCGATGCCAATTGGTCAAGAGTTTCGTATCATTAGAAACCTAACCTGGATGGATGGTGGCACGCAA GTGTCGGTATCAGTCTGCACTGACAGGTGTCTCCCGGGAACTCGTAAAgtgctgcagaaaggaaaacccATCTGCTGTTATGACTGTAAACCCTGTCCTGAGGGAGAGATTAGTAATGTTACAg ACTCTCCTGATTGTTTCCCTTGTCCCAGAGAATTCTGGCCtaatgcagagaaaaacaccTGTTTTCCCAAACCTGTGGAGTTTCTTTCATTTGATGAAGTCCTGTCAATCATCCTGGCTGTATTCTCTGTTGGTGGCGCCTGTCTGGCCATCAtaacagcagctgttttctttcatcACAGGACAACTCCCATTGTTAGAGCCAACAACTCTGAGCTGAGCTTCCTGTTGCTCTTCTCTCTGACTCTGTGTTTCTTATGTTCCCTGACTTTCATCGGGGAGCCCTCTGACTGGTCTTGTATGCTGCGGCACACAGCGTTTGGCATCACCTTCGTTCTCTGCATTTCTTGTGTTCTTGGGAAAACTATAGTGGTTTTAATGGCTTTTAAAGCTACGCTTCCAGGTAATAACATGATCAAATGGTTTGGTCCTCTACAGCAAAGGATGACTGTAGTTTCTTTCACCTTTATTCAAGTTTTAATATGTACTATTTGGTTGGTTGTGAGCCCTCCTTTCTCAGTGAAAAATCTCACTACATACAGGGAGAAGATCATTCTGGAATGTGCGTTAGGTTCTGCTGTCGGGTTCTGGGCCGTGCTTGGGTACATCGGCCTGCTGGctgttttttgctttgtgttAGCTGTCTTGGCTCGGAAACTCCCTGATAACTTTAATGAAGCCAAGCTGATCACCTTCAGTATGTTGATATTCTGTGCTGTTTGGATCACCTTCATCCCAGCATATGTCAGCTCTCCTGGGAAATTTACTGTGGCTGTGGAGATATTTGCTATTTTGGCCTCCAGTTTTGGACTAATTCTGTGCATTTTTGCTCCAAAGTGTTTCATCATATTATTTCAGCCAGAGAAAAACACCAAGAAGCATTTGATGAACAAAAATCAATTGTAG